One Arvicanthis niloticus isolate mArvNil1 chromosome 3, mArvNil1.pat.X, whole genome shotgun sequence DNA segment encodes these proteins:
- the Phf7 gene encoding E3 ubiquitin-protein ligase PHF7, translating into MKTIKEKKEHPRLRKTARTKKVTQRKLSSGPVCLLCLQEPGDPEKLGEFLQKDNLSVHYFCLILSSKLPQKGQPNRGLHGFMPEDIKREAARASKKICFVCKKKGAAIRCQNDQCVQNFHLPCGQKRGCLSQFFGEYKSYCGKHRPTQNIHQGSLGKESCVLCCEDLSRTSVENIRSPCCSQAIYHRKCIQKYAHTSAKHFFKCPQCNNRDEFPQEMLRMGIHIPDRDAAWELEPGAFSELYQRYQHCDAPICLYEQGRDSFEDEGRWRLILCATCGSHGTHRDCSSLRPNSKKWECNECLPASTTDHVSEDSGDTPCCSSTFCPHEHFLRATNLEENPSSSWTDWLQPSLLEKPESSGGRSCQSWRSKGIKVTKEKKSK; encoded by the exons ATGAagactataaaagaaaaaaaggaacatcCAAGATTGAG aAAAACTGCCAGGACCAAGAAAGTAACCCAGAGGAAGCTGTCTTCAGGTCCTG TTTGCCTTCTATGCCTTCAAGAACCTGGTGATCCTGAAAAACTAGGAGAATTTCTTCAGAAAGACAATCTTTCTGTCCATTATTTCTGTCTT ATCCTATCTAGCAAACTGCCTCAGAAAGGCCAACCCAACAGAGGTCTCCATGGATTTATGCCTGAAGACATCAAAAGGGAGGCAGCCCGGGCTTCTAAGAAG ATCTGCTTTGTGTGCAAGAAAAAAGGAGCTGCTATCAGATGCCAGAATGATCAGTGTGTCCAAAACTTCCATCTGCCTTGTGGCCAAAAAAGGGGTTGCCTTTCACAGTTTTTTGGAGAGTACAA ATCATATTGTGGAAAACATCGGCCAACACAGAACATCCACCAGGGGAGTTTGGGGAAGGAAAGCTGCGTCTTGTGTTGCGAAGACTTATCACGAACAAGTGTTGAGAACATCCGGAGCCCATGTTGTAGTCAAGCTATCTACCACCGAAAGTGTATCCAG AAATATGCCCACACATCAGCAAAGCACTTCTTCAAGTGTCCTCAGTGCAACAACCGAGATGAGTTTCCACAAGAGATGCTGAGGATGGGGATCCACATTCCAGACAG AGATGCTGCCTGGGAACTCGAGCCAGGGGCTTTCTCAGAGTTGTATCAGCGCTATCAGCATTGTGATGCCCCCATCTGTCTGTATGAACAAGGCAGAGACAGCTTTGAGGATGAAGG ACGGTGGCGCCTCATTTTGTGTGCTACGTGTGGATCCCATGGAACCCACCGGGACTGCTCCTCTCTTAGACCCAACAGCAAGAAATGGGAATGTaatgagtgtttgcctgcttCAACCACGG ATCACGTATCTGAAGACTCAGGTGACACCCCCTGTTGCAGCAGCACCTTCTGCCCCCATGAGCATTTCTTAAGGGCTACCAACCTGGAAGAGAACCCCAGCTCTTCCTGGACTGATTGGCTGCAGCCTTCCCTATTAGAAAAGCCTGAGTCCTCTGGTGGAAGAAGCTGCCAGTCCTGGCGATCCAAAGGAATCAAAgtcactaaggaaaaaaaatccaagtaa